A window of Ignavibacterium sp. contains these coding sequences:
- a CDS encoding phage/plasmid primase, P4 family, whose translation MTQQLPATGTTSQLSVNHTRKFEISSACESFIDENPYTFYSTDRHSIVSYDPNIGCYVELDEEGFASIVQEFLVARNYNILSSSTVDNLCRFIRRNKRFRRDVKFNSNNYCFNVRNKMIDVTNGIITIKEHTPEFYSTVVYDVEYNPNAEAEIFSRVLSEVLPDNEKRDFILSWMAYLLLPTYEYQKILVLHGSGRNGKRTIFETIAAILGRRNVISVSTHEITKNRFMISNLRDKLLNLSSEQKLGVLEQDKLKQLSGEDLITADRKYDVDAVMFYNKARLIISANELPSLREFNKSVTERYQIVKFDKCFTDNEVDTSLTKKLVTEEEKSGLLNLLLEYYIPKILAKGSVYFDAPEIIKQETKLAFERLTDIDDFVKEACELGDTSFKTSVKELYKAYTEYCYDYNEIPLGKEKFTNRLTNIYNLKKQRGAHNNLFIYGIRLLN comes from the coding sequence ATGACCCAACAATTACCAGCAACAGGAACTACCAGCCAGTTAAGTGTCAATCATACACGCAAATTTGAGATTTCCAGCGCGTGTGAAAGCTTTATTGACGAAAACCCTTATACGTTTTATTCAACAGACAGGCACTCGATTGTAAGTTATGATCCTAATATCGGGTGTTATGTTGAGCTTGATGAGGAGGGTTTTGCTTCGATCGTACAGGAATTTCTTGTCGCGCGAAATTATAATATCCTGAGTAGCTCAACAGTCGACAACTTATGCAGATTCATAAGACGTAACAAGCGGTTCAGACGTGATGTAAAGTTTAATAGCAATAATTATTGCTTTAACGTCAGAAATAAGATGATTGATGTAACTAACGGGATTATAACAATTAAAGAACACACACCGGAATTTTATTCAACTGTTGTTTATGATGTGGAATATAATCCAAACGCTGAAGCTGAGATATTTTCCAGGGTTTTAAGTGAAGTACTTCCGGATAACGAAAAGCGCGATTTTATACTATCGTGGATGGCTTATTTGCTGCTTCCAACATATGAATACCAGAAAATCCTCGTCTTGCACGGAAGTGGACGGAACGGGAAGCGAACAATATTTGAAACAATAGCGGCAATTCTGGGAAGAAGAAACGTGATTTCTGTTTCCACCCACGAGATTACAAAGAACCGCTTTATGATTTCTAACCTGAGGGATAAGCTTCTTAATCTCTCATCAGAACAGAAGCTTGGTGTACTTGAGCAGGATAAACTTAAACAATTATCCGGCGAGGATTTAATCACCGCCGACCGAAAATATGATGTCGATGCAGTTATGTTTTATAACAAAGCACGACTTATTATTTCAGCAAACGAATTACCTTCACTCCGGGAATTCAACAAAAGCGTTACTGAAAGATACCAGATAGTAAAATTTGACAAGTGCTTTACCGATAACGAAGTTGATACATCACTCACCAAAAAACTTGTAACCGAAGAAGAAAAATCGGGGCTACTTAATTTACTGCTTGAGTATTACATACCTAAAATTCTTGCCAAAGGGTCTGTTTATTTCGACGCGCCGGAAATTATTAAACAAGAAACTAAACTTGCCTTCGAGAGATTAACAGATATTGATGACTTCGTTAAGGAAGCCTGTGAATTAGGCGATACCTCCTTTAAAACATCAGTAAAAGAACTATATAAAGCATACACCGAATATTGCTATGACTACAACGAAATACCGCTTGGCAAAGAAAAATTCACCAATCGTTTGACCAATATATATAACCTTAAAAAACAGCGGGGAGCACATAACAATCTGTTTATCTACGGAATCAGACTATTAAACTGA
- a CDS encoding phage terminase large subunit, with translation MSKKRYYISDYIPHKGQIEFHRAKEKEVVVISAIRSGKSYAVIYDSIVNSWNDNSGFGTLITAPTYRLVDTVLERQIVNRLEYFGLLHSHSFSRHETTLKNGNLIYYRSLEDPDLALRGLNISRAYIDEAAYCSKYAVDVVKGRLLTTNGQLKIISTPAGLNNWLYQDYFSKGQLSGVRYIRFSIYDNPIITAEAVKRLEQSYDPLLFKQEVLGEWVNLFNNQVYYSFSEDNITYYEYDQTQPVYIGLDFNIDKNAWCAIQKLPDNRFVVFYEGYGAKTTADVGRQIIEKFGYQPIIVPDATGNNRIQGVAQTNIQLLRQTGLNRIVENNRNPDRLKRYAIVNATLQNALGQRRLLIDSRCTETIRELRELSFKPGTDRPDDKNNEVGHRTDALGYALTYLTGNKIGQINSPSEDFYSAWRKKYNAYKNY, from the coding sequence ATGTCTAAAAAGCGTTATTACATAAGCGATTATATTCCTCACAAAGGGCAAATTGAATTTCACCGCGCCAAAGAAAAAGAAGTGGTGGTTATTTCCGCTATACGCTCAGGTAAGAGCTATGCGGTAATTTATGACTCAATTGTTAACAGCTGGAACGATAATTCCGGTTTCGGCACTTTAATAACGGCTCCGACTTACAGGCTTGTTGATACAGTTCTTGAAAGACAGATAGTCAATCGCCTTGAATATTTCGGATTATTACACTCACACAGCTTCTCAAGACACGAGACCACACTGAAAAACGGAAACTTAATTTATTATCGTTCGCTTGAAGATCCTGACCTCGCACTCAGAGGCTTGAATATCAGCAGGGCTTATATTGATGAGGCTGCTTATTGTTCAAAGTATGCAGTTGACGTCGTAAAAGGAAGACTATTAACAACAAACGGGCAATTAAAAATTATTTCCACTCCAGCGGGACTGAACAACTGGCTTTATCAGGATTATTTCTCAAAAGGACAATTAAGCGGCGTCAGATATATACGCTTCTCTATTTATGACAACCCAATTATAACTGCCGAAGCAGTAAAGCGCCTCGAGCAAAGCTATGACCCGCTGTTGTTCAAACAGGAAGTACTGGGTGAGTGGGTGAATCTGTTTAATAACCAGGTTTATTATTCTTTCAGTGAAGACAATATCACATATTATGAATATGATCAGACGCAGCCCGTCTATATTGGTTTAGACTTTAATATTGACAAAAACGCCTGGTGCGCAATTCAAAAACTACCGGATAACAGATTTGTTGTTTTCTACGAAGGCTATGGAGCAAAAACAACGGCCGATGTAGGGCGTCAGATAATAGAAAAATTCGGGTATCAGCCAATAATTGTCCCCGATGCAACCGGAAATAACAGAATTCAGGGGGTTGCTCAGACGAATATCCAGCTCCTCAGACAAACCGGACTTAATCGAATTGTTGAAAATAACAGAAACCCTGACAGGCTTAAAAGATATGCAATTGTCAACGCAACACTTCAGAACGCCCTCGGACAACGCAGATTGTTAATTGATTCACGATGCACGGAAACAATCAGGGAATTACGAGAATTAAGCTTTAAACCAGGTACAGACAGACCTGATGATAAAAACAACGAGGTCGGACACAGAACTGATGCACTGGGCTACGCACTGACATATCTGACCGGCAATAAGATCGGGCAAATCAACTCCCCTTCTGAGGACTTTTACTCCGCCTGGAGAAAAAAATACAACGCTTATAAGAACTACTAA